A single region of the Haladaptatus paucihalophilus DX253 genome encodes:
- a CDS encoding nucleotide sugar dehydrogenase, whose translation MNSTIGDIDSQRDYAGSDQNDVNDSREATICVVGLGYVGLPLAVGFDQEGYNVVGFDIDDGKVETLRGGIDTTGDLGDDAIAESEITYTNDPEEITRADYVMITVPTPVDEHDQPNLDFVKAAGRTVGDYMSPDTTVILESTVFPGATREALVPAIEEASGLTCGEDFFVGYSPERATPGDPEHGLRDVVKVVGGMNDDVRDDIAELYSTVIDAGVHKAASLEVAEASKVVENVQRDLNIALVNELAMAFDNMDMDIDTRAVLEAAGTKWNFHDYRPGLVGGHCIPVDPYFFIHRSKQAGFSPNLIQKGRDVNESMPAHVSNMMIKELNQAGKALRDSRVLILGMTYKPDVADIRTSKVDGIIRQLREFDIETVGYDPHGDNDLMGEKFGIPILEDEEFSVEGFDGIVLATPHHEFYDLDLAELAAEMNDDPCFVDVTGSFKPEKVTDAGFAYRRV comes from the coding sequence ATGAACTCGACGATAGGAGACATCGACAGCCAGCGGGACTACGCTGGAAGTGACCAGAACGACGTAAACGATAGCCGAGAAGCGACGATATGCGTCGTCGGTCTCGGCTACGTTGGACTTCCGTTGGCGGTCGGTTTCGACCAGGAAGGGTACAACGTCGTCGGCTTCGATATCGACGACGGCAAAGTCGAAACCCTTCGCGGCGGCATCGACACGACGGGCGACCTCGGCGACGACGCAATCGCCGAGAGCGAGATTACCTACACGAACGACCCCGAAGAGATCACCCGCGCGGACTACGTGATGATCACGGTTCCGACGCCGGTGGACGAACACGACCAGCCGAACCTCGACTTCGTGAAGGCGGCCGGGCGGACGGTGGGCGACTACATGTCCCCCGACACGACCGTCATTCTCGAATCGACGGTCTTCCCGGGTGCGACCCGAGAAGCCCTCGTCCCTGCAATCGAGGAAGCGTCTGGACTGACGTGCGGCGAGGACTTCTTCGTCGGCTACTCGCCCGAGCGCGCGACGCCGGGCGACCCGGAGCACGGTCTCCGTGACGTGGTGAAAGTCGTCGGCGGAATGAACGACGACGTGCGCGACGACATCGCCGAACTGTACTCGACGGTCATCGACGCGGGTGTCCACAAGGCCGCGTCACTCGAAGTTGCGGAAGCGAGCAAAGTCGTGGAGAACGTCCAGCGCGACTTGAACATCGCCCTCGTGAACGAGTTGGCGATGGCCTTCGACAACATGGACATGGACATCGACACGCGCGCGGTGCTCGAAGCCGCTGGCACGAAGTGGAACTTCCACGACTATCGCCCCGGACTGGTCGGTGGACACTGCATCCCCGTCGACCCGTACTTCTTCATCCACCGGTCCAAGCAGGCCGGATTCTCCCCCAACCTCATCCAAAAGGGGCGCGACGTGAACGAGTCCATGCCCGCTCATGTCTCGAACATGATGATAAAGGAGCTGAATCAGGCCGGGAAAGCGCTCCGGGACAGCCGCGTCCTCATCCTCGGGATGACCTACAAACCGGACGTGGCCGACATCCGAACTTCGAAAGTGGACGGCATCATTCGACAGCTCCGCGAGTTCGACATCGAAACCGTCGGCTACGACCCGCACGGCGACAACGACCTCATGGGCGAGAAGTTCGGGATTCCGATCCTGGAGGACGAGGAGTTCTCCGTCGAGGGATTCGACGGCATCGTCCTCGCGACGCCCCACCACGAGTTCTACGACCTCGACTTGGCGGAGCTCGCGGCGGAGATGAACGACGACCCGTGCTTCGTGGACGTCACGGGCTCGTTCAAGCCGGAGAAAGTAACCGACGCCGGGTTCGCTTACCGGAGGGTGTAG
- a CDS encoding DUF7344 domain-containing protein, with protein sequence MSATTQQVEEQSNSTDMSTSVELSEDQIYHLLQNERRRNVLRYLHDTEGQVSMRDIAEQVAAWENDSTVQSITSSERQRVYIPLYQSHLPKLDEEGVIEYDQSRGTVTKTETANVLYEYLEPTTTDDTTDNESDDEPTRWERYYLGASGLGATLLAGSTLGFSPFALLPHGSIGLAILGMFWTLTLGQRLA encoded by the coding sequence ATGAGCGCAACGACACAACAGGTCGAAGAACAGTCTAATTCCACGGACATGAGTACGTCCGTAGAACTGAGCGAGGATCAGATCTATCACCTCCTTCAGAACGAGCGACGACGGAACGTTCTTCGGTACCTCCACGATACGGAGGGACAAGTCTCGATGCGCGACATCGCGGAACAGGTCGCCGCGTGGGAGAACGATAGCACCGTTCAGTCGATCACGTCCAGCGAGCGCCAACGCGTGTACATTCCGCTCTACCAGTCCCACTTGCCGAAACTCGACGAGGAAGGGGTTATCGAGTACGACCAGAGTCGCGGCACGGTCACAAAGACGGAAACCGCAAACGTGCTGTACGAATACTTGGAACCGACGACGACCGACGACACGACCGATAACGAGAGCGACGATGAGCCGACCCGATGGGAGCGCTACTACCTCGGTGCATCCGGCCTCGGAGCGACCCTTCTCGCCGGATCGACGCTCGGATTTTCACCCTTCGCACTGCTCCCGCACGGCTCGATCGGTCTCGCAATTCTCGGGATGTTCTGGACGCTAACGCTTGGACAACGGCTCGCCTAA
- a CDS encoding helix-turn-helix transcriptional regulator: MTNRQLAVFSVCLLLLATGSPVGATPSGNQLVIQSVTYAGSGVAETGANTTYLWRSEPHNQSVTVYTGNRSGRYQVCTSFRAPNNNTTNTATCQAASFSSSGVERINFSFGSVSSEINGAQTVVVTVENGGTVIAQRSVSVYVMVKTGDDDGDGLTNEKEIKIGTNVSSKDSDKDGLEDGEEVNNYGTNATKADTDSDGLRDNQEISLGANPTRKDTDADGLTDGREQELGTNVSRADTDGDGLTDIAEVDVGTDPVKKDTDGDDLSDSEEVASVTDPTKQDTDGDGLKDGKEVTIGTDPLSKDTDGDGLKDGKEVTIGTDPLNKDTDGDGLNDGFEHRFGTNPNSRVLTGGLYLVLLSLLVGTVLLVQRNGTSWLPMVLGGGDETSHEPEPEPPVQSGTVTTDADRVLQLLHENGGRLPQGEIIERTGWSKSKVSRLLSKMEDRKQISKINIGRKNIVILYGQEPGNTDNTSEKPHKSD, encoded by the coding sequence ATGACAAACAGGCAACTAGCCGTCTTCTCCGTCTGTCTGCTTCTCCTCGCCACCGGCTCTCCCGTCGGTGCAACACCGTCAGGTAACCAACTCGTCATTCAAAGCGTAACGTATGCTGGGTCGGGTGTCGCGGAAACCGGGGCGAACACGACCTACCTGTGGCGATCCGAACCTCACAACCAGAGCGTGACGGTGTACACCGGAAACCGCTCCGGGAGGTACCAAGTCTGTACGAGTTTCCGTGCGCCGAACAACAACACCACGAACACCGCGACGTGCCAAGCCGCGTCGTTCTCCTCGAGCGGGGTGGAGCGTATCAACTTCTCGTTCGGCAGCGTTTCATCGGAGATTAATGGCGCGCAAACAGTCGTCGTTACGGTCGAAAACGGTGGGACCGTCATCGCACAGCGCTCTGTTTCGGTATACGTCATGGTGAAAACGGGAGACGATGACGGCGATGGGCTGACGAACGAGAAGGAGATCAAAATCGGAACCAACGTATCGAGCAAGGATTCGGACAAGGACGGCCTCGAAGACGGAGAGGAGGTGAACAACTACGGGACGAACGCGACGAAAGCGGATACGGACAGCGACGGACTCCGTGACAATCAAGAGATAAGCCTCGGCGCGAATCCGACACGAAAGGACACGGACGCGGATGGGTTGACCGATGGCCGCGAACAGGAACTCGGAACGAACGTCAGTCGGGCGGACACCGACGGCGATGGACTAACCGACATCGCGGAGGTGGATGTCGGAACTGACCCCGTCAAGAAGGACACCGACGGAGACGACCTGAGCGACAGCGAAGAGGTCGCAAGCGTCACGGACCCAACCAAACAGGATACCGACGGGGACGGACTGAAAGACGGAAAAGAGGTCACGATCGGGACGGACCCGCTGAGCAAAGATACCGACGGCGACGGACTGAAAGACGGAAAAGAGGTCACGATCGGGACGGACCCGCTGAACAAAGATACCGACGGCGACGGTCTGAACGACGGATTCGAACACCGCTTCGGGACGAATCCGAACAGTCGCGTTCTCACCGGTGGTCTGTACCTCGTCCTCCTCAGTCTACTCGTCGGAACGGTGTTGCTGGTACAACGGAACGGGACGAGCTGGCTCCCGATGGTGTTGGGAGGTGGCGACGAGACGAGTCACGAACCCGAACCGGAGCCACCGGTTCAGAGCGGAACGGTGACGACGGACGCGGACCGCGTGCTGCAACTCCTACACGAGAACGGCGGACGGCTTCCACAGGGAGAAATCATCGAACGAACCGGGTGGTCGAAATCGAAAGTGAGTCGCCTCCTTTCGAAGATGGAAGATCGAAAGCAGATCAGCAAGATCAACATCGGGCGGAAAAACATCGTCATCCTCTACGGACAGGAACCCGGAAACACGGACAACACATCCGAGAAACCACATAAAAGTGACTAA
- the glmS gene encoding glutamine--fructose-6-phosphate transaminase (isomerizing) has protein sequence MCGIIARIGEGDAITKLVTGLENLEYRGYDSAGVAVQNGSGISVYKRSGQISELKDAIVGSVPKGNVGIGHTRWSTHGPPTDENAHPHTSETENVAVVHNGIIENYTELKERLESDGHEFTSDTDTEVIPHLFEYYLQDAPSIEDAFRKTIGDLEGSYAVAALVDGVHAIYAARQGSPLILGLDNDEYYLASDVPAFLDHTDRVVYFEDGDIAVLEPNGVTMTDIEGNMVTRDVERIDWDPEDAGKGGYEHYMLKEINTQPNALTNTIEGRVQDGEVTLEDFPEGTFEDVDDVQFVACGTSYHAALYGQQLLNQTGIRAQAFRASEYVDSATGSITENTLVIAVTQSGETADTLGALRGAKERGARTVTVTNVMGSTAAREADDALFIRAGPEIGVAATKTFSSQAVMLSLLSLRLAEDIEAVSAPDDQAELLRELQKLPEYVQTVLDSTAAKRIASRYTGSEAFFFIGRGLNNAVAKEGALKFKEITYEHAEGFASGELKHGPLALVTPDTPVFALFNGDKDRKTLQNAEEAQARGAPIVSVAHADHPAEKISDDFLEIPNTHSMWSGLLANVQLQLVSYYAAKNLGRPIDKPRNLAKSVTVE, from the coding sequence ATGTGTGGAATCATTGCCCGCATCGGCGAAGGTGATGCGATAACGAAGCTCGTGACGGGACTCGAAAACCTCGAATATCGAGGCTACGATTCCGCTGGAGTCGCCGTCCAGAACGGGTCGGGGATATCCGTCTACAAGCGTTCAGGGCAGATATCGGAGCTGAAAGACGCCATTGTCGGAAGCGTCCCGAAGGGGAACGTCGGTATCGGCCACACGCGCTGGAGCACACACGGCCCGCCGACCGACGAAAACGCCCACCCGCACACGAGCGAGACGGAAAACGTCGCCGTCGTCCACAACGGCATCATCGAAAACTACACCGAGCTGAAAGAGCGGCTGGAAAGCGACGGCCACGAGTTCACGAGCGACACCGACACGGAAGTCATCCCTCATCTCTTCGAATACTATCTTCAGGATGCGCCCAGTATCGAGGATGCGTTCCGCAAGACCATCGGTGACCTCGAAGGAAGCTACGCGGTGGCCGCACTCGTCGATGGCGTCCACGCCATCTACGCGGCCCGACAGGGGTCGCCGCTCATCCTCGGGCTGGACAACGACGAGTATTACCTCGCCAGCGACGTGCCAGCCTTCCTCGACCACACGGACAGGGTCGTGTACTTCGAAGACGGTGACATCGCCGTCCTCGAACCGAACGGCGTGACGATGACCGACATCGAAGGCAACATGGTCACGCGGGACGTGGAACGGATCGATTGGGACCCCGAAGACGCCGGAAAGGGTGGCTACGAGCATTACATGCTCAAAGAGATCAACACCCAGCCGAACGCACTCACCAACACCATCGAGGGACGGGTGCAGGACGGCGAGGTTACCCTCGAAGACTTCCCCGAAGGAACGTTCGAGGACGTCGATGACGTGCAGTTCGTCGCCTGCGGAACGTCGTACCACGCGGCGCTCTACGGACAACAGCTCCTCAACCAGACGGGAATACGTGCACAAGCGTTCCGTGCCAGCGAGTACGTCGATTCGGCAACCGGTTCGATCACCGAGAACACGCTCGTCATCGCCGTCACCCAAAGCGGGGAGACGGCGGACACGCTCGGTGCGCTCCGCGGGGCGAAAGAGCGTGGCGCACGAACCGTCACGGTGACGAACGTGATGGGTTCGACCGCGGCCCGCGAAGCCGACGATGCGTTGTTCATCCGCGCGGGTCCGGAGATCGGCGTGGCGGCCACGAAGACGTTCTCCTCACAAGCGGTCATGCTCTCGCTCCTCTCGCTCCGTCTCGCAGAGGATATCGAGGCGGTGAGTGCACCGGACGACCAAGCGGAACTGCTTCGGGAGTTGCAGAAACTGCCCGAGTACGTCCAAACGGTCCTCGACTCCACGGCCGCCAAGCGAATCGCGAGCCGATACACCGGCAGCGAGGCGTTCTTCTTCATTGGCCGTGGGCTGAACAACGCGGTCGCCAAGGAAGGTGCGCTGAAGTTCAAGGAGATCACCTACGAACACGCGGAGGGCTTCGCCTCCGGAGAACTGAAACACGGGCCGCTCGCGCTCGTAACGCCGGACACGCCCGTATTCGCGCTGTTCAACGGCGACAAGGACAGGAAGACGCTCCAGAACGCCGAGGAAGCACAGGCACGCGGTGCGCCCATCGTCTCGGTGGCGCACGCGGACCATCCCGCGGAGAAGATATCCGACGACTTCCTCGAAATCCCGAACACGCACTCCATGTGGTCGGGACTCCTCGCAAACGTCCAGTTGCAGTTGGTCTCGTACTACGCGGCGAAGAACTTGGGCCGCCCGATAGACAAACCGCGCAACTTGGCGAAGAGCGTCACAGTCGAGTAG
- a CDS encoding twin-arginine translocation signal domain-containing protein yields MMDKNRKNPTRRNVLKGIGTGAAALTATGLSGTTADQSLPYKFEERRSAY; encoded by the coding sequence ATGATGGATAAAAATAGAAAAAATCCAACTAGAAGAAACGTACTGAAAGGGATCGGGACTGGGGCAGCTGCTCTCACTGCGACGGGTTTGAGCGGAACCACTGCTGATCAGTCGCTTCCGTATAAGTTTGAAGAACGTCGCTCCGCTTATTGA
- the glmM gene encoding phosphoglucosamine mutase, whose product MFGTSGIRGPVGDVVTGDLALSVGRALASTGAERVVVGRDPRDSGRFLADALSAGLRECGADVVNIGLASTPTVARSVEWKDADAGVSITASHNPPTDNGIKLWNPSGQAFDADQRAEITRVIEDEAFDLADWDETGEETQWDGAHDAHVETLAEAVSSDLSAADLSVVVDVGNGAGAVTADALYELGCDVETLNAQPDGRFPARPSEPTAENCQSLCDHVTAIGADLGIAHDGDADRMMAVDENGDFISGDVLLTLFARQHAGDGETIATPVDTSLIVEDVLAEQGADVVRTQVGDVYVAERATEPGVVFGGEQSGAWIWADQTLCPDGPLAACRLAELVAENGPLSELAADVGEYPIRRKNVHVDDKTGLMESLSEAVTDRYADATTIDGVRVTLDEGWFLIRASGTEPLVRIAAEARDPDAADDVFETADAFVAEYAE is encoded by the coding sequence ATGTTCGGAACCAGCGGAATTCGTGGCCCCGTCGGTGATGTCGTCACCGGAGACCTCGCACTGTCGGTCGGCCGAGCGCTCGCCTCGACCGGCGCGGAGCGCGTCGTCGTCGGACGCGACCCCCGCGACAGCGGTCGATTTCTCGCGGACGCTCTCTCGGCCGGTCTTCGTGAATGCGGCGCGGACGTCGTGAACATCGGTCTCGCCTCGACACCGACCGTCGCTCGAAGCGTCGAATGGAAGGACGCCGACGCTGGCGTCTCCATCACCGCCTCGCACAACCCGCCGACCGACAACGGAATCAAACTCTGGAACCCCTCCGGGCAGGCGTTCGACGCCGACCAGCGCGCGGAGATCACCCGCGTCATCGAAGACGAAGCGTTCGACCTCGCGGACTGGGACGAGACCGGCGAGGAAACGCAGTGGGACGGTGCACACGACGCACACGTCGAAACCCTCGCCGAGGCCGTCTCCTCCGACCTCTCCGCCGCCGACCTCTCCGTCGTTGTGGACGTGGGCAACGGAGCGGGGGCCGTCACCGCGGACGCGCTCTACGAACTCGGGTGCGACGTGGAGACGCTGAACGCCCAACCCGACGGTCGGTTCCCCGCCCGTCCCAGCGAACCCACCGCCGAGAACTGCCAGTCGCTTTGTGATCACGTGACCGCAATCGGTGCCGACCTCGGTATCGCCCACGACGGCGACGCGGACCGCATGATGGCCGTGGACGAAAACGGCGACTTCATCTCCGGCGACGTGCTCCTCACCCTCTTCGCTCGTCAGCACGCCGGAGACGGCGAAACGATTGCCACGCCCGTCGATACCAGCCTCATCGTGGAGGACGTGCTAGCCGAACAGGGAGCGGACGTGGTACGAACGCAGGTCGGCGACGTGTACGTCGCGGAGCGCGCGACCGAACCCGGCGTCGTCTTCGGCGGCGAGCAGTCCGGCGCGTGGATTTGGGCCGACCAGACGCTCTGTCCCGACGGACCGCTTGCGGCCTGTCGTCTCGCCGAACTCGTCGCCGAGAACGGGCCGCTGTCGGAACTCGCCGCCGACGTCGGCGAGTACCCGATTCGCCGGAAAAACGTGCACGTGGACGACAAAACGGGCTTGATGGAATCCCTCTCGGAAGCCGTCACCGACCGCTACGCGGACGCCACCACCATCGACGGCGTGCGCGTCACGCTCGACGAAGGGTGGTTCCTCATCCGCGCCAGCGGAACCGAACCGCTGGTTCGAATCGCCGCCGAAGCCCGCGACCCCGACGCCGCGGATGACGTGTTCGAGACGGCGGACGCCTTCGTCGCCGAGTACGCGGAATAG
- a CDS encoding universal stress protein — protein sequence MYKQLLVPTDGSAGATRALKHAFRLAERFDATIHVVYVFDTTNSPLGLDNVLTDVHNPPGEFVIEAAVREGEKRGYPIEGHVLKGVPHETIVEYAVENGIDLIVIATRGRSGIARGMLGSVTENVIRRSNVPVLTVRARESDDNADSKPNPRATSGRDDR from the coding sequence ATGTACAAGCAACTACTCGTGCCGACAGACGGGAGTGCCGGAGCGACGAGGGCGCTGAAACACGCCTTTCGTCTCGCGGAGCGGTTCGACGCGACTATCCACGTCGTTTACGTCTTCGATACGACGAACAGTCCACTCGGACTCGACAACGTGCTAACCGACGTTCACAATCCTCCGGGAGAGTTCGTCATCGAAGCTGCGGTACGCGAGGGGGAAAAACGCGGGTATCCTATCGAGGGCCACGTTCTGAAAGGCGTCCCACACGAGACCATCGTCGAGTACGCCGTCGAAAACGGAATCGACCTCATCGTGATCGCAACCCGCGGTCGAAGCGGCATCGCACGGGGGATGCTCGGGAGCGTCACCGAGAACGTCATCCGCCGGTCGAACGTCCCGGTATTGACGGTTCGGGCGAGGGAATCCGACGATAACGCGGACTCGAAACCGAATCCGAGGGCGACCAGCGGACGAGACGACCGATGA